One Arachis hypogaea cultivar Tifrunner chromosome 2, arahy.Tifrunner.gnm2.J5K5, whole genome shotgun sequence genomic window, taATCAATAAATTGTTACATTTTTAAAAACTATTCAAATTTTTGacactaaattaaataaataactgaaCTGACCATTTAATCAATCTAAATTGGTACGTATATATAGATGTTACATATATATAGATCTTATTTAAGCGTCTTCATACTTAAAGTAATAATTGAATTATTGACactttttttttccaaagttaagaatgaaattcaaattcaaaatctctaaaGTAATAATGAAAAGATTATATCATTTGAATTATAGCtcgttaaaaattaaattattaatatttaattaaaaaaatcacttCACTTCAATTATACACACTCTAAACTatagtaatatataaatttacttaattaaaaagaaataatcactTCAATTCAATTACATACTTTAAATTAGCaatagtaatatataaatttacagatttgatgTTAAGATTAACTACTTATAAATCTTAATTATTACCcacttttatataaatatatgtttcaAACTCAAActaaatgaataaatttattaaaaatataataattcaatTTAGTGTCTGTATAGTACGTCAAATttgttttaagaatttttttgttaaaaatttaatttttaataaattttgattattaaattaattttttattttattaaacagaTTAATTTtcacatcaaatttaaaaattagataaaatcagTTCTTATAACAAAAGTATACAaatctctaaaaaatttaaaattttctaattaattcttttatataaaaaaaagaacaatTAATTTGTTGAAcagaataaaaaactaaaacacaagttcaaataattaaaatttattaaaaataaaagtatcatataaaatattttctgaaaactaATTCCGAATATTACTTCTAATATTTAGACCTTATTATAGCAAAGAGAGAAGGGTAGAAGAGAGTCCCACAACCTTGTGTCCCCCCTGCTGGACAAAAAACTGCCACCGCCAATAATGCCTCTTTGGGACCTTATTAGTTATTTAGTCctcctcttttctctctcttattttttataaatttaataaattaaaaactaattttttatgaataaaaatttattattaattaataaattattatatatataaagatttaaatttgaatctcgtTAGAGAGAgttaatggaatatttgtacattGTATACAATAAACTATTTATTTGGcttaatatgagttaaaaaataaatatttagaataaaatactattaatttttcaaacACAATACATTCATTTTATTCAGAATAACCATCCAGtaccaaaaaataataaacatctgaatcgaacatccctaaatccctattatatatattgtaCGGATATTTCATTAACTTTCTATACTccatctttaaatttttaatatttgattaagtTGGGGAGTGATTTAGTTACTCTAGTAACACAAATTGATTTCTTGTAACCCCTTTATGTATTCATAACTTCAAATGCATCATCTTCTACTACTATATACCAGCATACTACTATATTAGTAGTATTATTATCTATTCCTAAAAGCTCAAACCCCATTTCTCAATTTCCCACCTTTCATTTCTTACCACCTTCCCTTCCTTTCCTTCTTAGCTTCCACTACTGTTCCAAGTTTCAACTCTTCTCTATCTAGCTATCTAGGCCCCAATCAACAACCACCGTTGTTtagtttctttctctctctctcatcttccttTCTTTCTCATTCTCAAAGTGCATAGTAGTAACAAGCATTTATTACATTCCTCTATAGACTATAGATATATAAAGGGGGAGAGGGAGAGTGTAATAGGGTATATATGAAAgtgcacaagaagaagaaaggaatataGTGATGATACTCAAATGGGGTCCTATACtcctgcttctgcttctgcattACATTAATTACCATTCTTTTCATAGTATTCATAAGAGGGAAACACTATATATACTATTCTAAGGAATGTTGGTCACTCTTCTCATCTACTAGAAACAAAGAAACAATTCAAAACCATTTCtactattcattcttcttcacccttcAATATGGAGAGCCTCCAAGGACCCCTCAATTCATGTgtatgttttttaatttattaattttaattattttctacaatctccattttcttttttctatagaCTCAAGGAATTGAGGAAAAGGTACCACTGCCATTTTGCTCATTTCAAAACACTTTTGCATTAAATGCAACATTGCATTGccattattacttttttttttcttctgagaaaaacaaaaggagaaaaagatGTATCTTCTGTGCTCCCTCTCTGCTGAAAAGGTTCCCTTCTCTGTTGACATTCTACTTCTGCtccctattttatttatgtttttttgactttttttttctttcttcaattcTGCATATATAGCTAAATAGACTTATAGACTTGACCCTTTTCTAGCTCCATCCCTCCATTAATGGTAGCATAATATATATTCCTTACTTCTTTTTGAAAGGTTTACTTTTTTGGGTGTGTgagaactgaaaaataaaaaaatcccaattttattttaattttttataataataattattattattatcaaggcTTAAATAAACCTAGTAGTGTAGACAAACAAagacaaaaacaaaatttaattatctttatttcttttttttttcttgtagttCTTTGGTGAGTCACATTTGGAATTGAACTATTTAGAGCAACAAGGTTTGGTTTTGGATTCAGAATCAGCATTgaggcttgaagaagaagaacaagtctTAATGATATCAAGCTTAGAAGATAACATGCCATTCCTTCAAATGCTTCAAAGTGTGGAATATTCTCCAAACtactcatcacaacaacaatgcTTCTTCCCTTTCAAAGATCCAACAAACTTTCAAACTCTTCTAAGGCTTCAACACTTGAAAaaccataacaacaacaacaacaacaacaataataataatgttcaaGAACTTGATCAAAAGAGTTGTGTCACACATGATGTCATGGTAGagatgcaacaacaacaacaacaacaatcacattCACCAGTGAAATCTGAGAGCTATGAGCTTCATCAACAACACCACCAAACTTCAGCCTCAGCTTCATGTTGTGTtgagaataataataacaacaccaCACCAACAAAAGCTGTTACTGCTGCTATTGAGAAGTGTGGTGGAAGAGGAAATAGCAACACTCAAGAAGTGTGCCAGAAATCTCAACAGGTGGGAAGTGttgccacaacaacaacaagggagaggaagaagaggaagagaacaaGGCCTGCAAAGAACAAAGAAGATGTGGAGAATCAAAGAATGACTCACATTGCTGTTGAAAGAAATAGAAGGCGCCAAATGAATGATCATCTCAGTGTTCTAAGGTCCCTCATGCCCCCTTCCTATATTCAAAGGGTATGTT contains:
- the LOC112734492 gene encoding transcription factor bHLH67 — encoded protein: MESLQGPLNSCFFGESHLELNYLEQQGLVLDSESALRLEEEEQVLMISSLEDNMPFLQMLQSVEYSPNYSSQQQCFFPFKDPTNFQTLLRLQHLKNHNNNNNNNNNNNVQELDQKSCVTHDVMVEMQQQQQQQSHSPVKSESYELHQQHHQTSASASCCVENNNNNTTPTKAVTAAIEKCGGRGNSNTQEVCQKSQQVGSVATTTTRERKKRKRTRPAKNKEDVENQRMTHIAVERNRRRQMNDHLSVLRSLMPPSYIQRGDQASIIGGAIDFVKELEQLLQSLEAQKRMRRKNNNNSSNKNEDALGFGSSSNSSSTTNGGYDGIMRSSTTSLSLLSTEEGNFGGGGGNGDELKAENKSESAEIEVTLIQTHVNLKIQCKRRHGQLVKAIVALEDLRLSILHLNITSSSDDSVLYSLNLKIEEGCRLRSANEIAEAVHHIFNFING